A region from the Panicum hallii strain FIL2 chromosome 1, PHallii_v3.1, whole genome shotgun sequence genome encodes:
- the LOC112885740 gene encoding LOW QUALITY PROTEIN: E3 ubiquitin-protein ligase UPL3 (The sequence of the model RefSeq protein was modified relative to this genomic sequence to represent the inferred CDS: inserted 1 base in 1 codon) has product METRSSSRKRAAAAAAAASSSSSASKRSRPNTRRNSSAPVPAPIPVAAPPPAPSMEPSPSSRRRSRAAAAADKGKDPDPASDPSPPAXDDDSDAPFPQSFTSASTALQGLLRRLGAGLDDLLPSSSSAPSSATSAHLKRILAGLQAHGDESRQLQSLMQLCEMLSIGTEDSLAAFPVDAFVPILVGMLGREDEPATAGASPDVMLLAARALANLVDVLPSSCSAVVHYGAIQCFCARLLTIEYMDLAEQSLQALKKISLEHPTACLRAGALMAVLSYLDFFSTGVQRVALSTAANICRKLPSDASEFVMEAVPLLTNLLNHHDSKVLEHASVCLTRIAEAFTHYPEKLDELCNHGLVAQAASLISVGNSSGQASLSTSTYTGLIRLLSICASGSLLAVKTLLLLGISGTLKDILSGSGLISGTSVSPALTRPADQMFEIVSLADDLLPHMPARVINLPTYYHSYKSSSTKKSASIKQDGAGSTENERSGRERLLREHPELLQQFGMDLLPTMTQVYGSSVNAPIRHKCLSIIGKLMYYSSAETIQSLLGTTNISSFLAGILAWKDPQVLIPALQIAEIMMEKLPETFSKLFVREGVVHAVESLICSESSNTLPSQGPPQDKDNDSAMPSRSRRQRRRGGALPAENSSLDESNSSNLGVACSTTNTSEVPNTSLRFAVSDHAKSFKDRYFPTDSDSSDIGVTDDLLKLRALCAKFNTAIENAKTKAKGKSKAISADCFDISIDVEEQLDEVISDMLAELSKVNGVSTFEFIRSGVVTALLDYLSCGTFGKEKVSEGNLPQLRQQALRRYKSFISVALSIDHERDETPMALLVQKLQSALSSLERFPVVLSQSSRIGIGGSRLTSGLSALAQPFKLRLSRAQGEKSLRDYSSNIVLIDPFASLAAVEEFLWPRVQRSEVASKPIVPSVNNSESGVPGTTAGASLTAATAHSGLRPTTRSKSSAASSGTSKKDALNESTSTAKGKGKAIVKPNSDESRGPNTRNAAHQKSASEKDSEMKRAHGHSSSEDEELDTSPVEIDDALMIDDDDISEDDDDDHEVLQEGSLPICSQDGVHDVKLGDADESNIGSASFSQAQTSSDSIARNTSNRGPDSSEFRSASTFGSRGAMSFVAATMAGLASVGGRSVRSTRDRRGLSLGGSMNDNNKLIFTAGGKQLSKHLTVYQAIQRQLMLDEDDEERFNGSDLSNDGNRFWGDVFTITYQKADNQAEKGSQGGSTSLKSKSDSCRSISEVQGVSLLDSILQGELPCDLERTNSTYNILALLRVLEGLNQLSPRLRAQGASDDFAEGKIKTLDELYRTGAKVPSEEFVNSKLTPKLARQMQDVLALCSGSLPSWCYQMTKACPFLFPFETRRQYFYSTAFGLSRALNRLQQQQSDNHSSGGEREVRFGRLQRQKVRVSRNRILDSAAKVMEMFSSQRAVLEVEYFGEVGTGLGPTLEFYTLLSHELQSAQLGLWRSTTPYDSGLQIDMNDVINLDPEDGSSGKKLSSDLPGDGRHLIQAPLGLFPRPWPPKADASEGSRFFKVLEYFRLIGQVTAKVLQDGRLLDLPLSTAFYKLILGQELDVFDIVSFDSEFGKTLQELRVLVERKKFLESTPGENQLEVADLRFHGAAIEDLCLDFTLPGYTDYILKEGEGSAIVNIYNLDEYITLLVDATVKSGVKRQVEAFRSGFNQVFDISSLQIFSPQELDYLICGRQEIWEPESLVDNIKFDHGYTAKSPAIVNLLEIMAEFTPDQQHAFCQFVTGAPRLPPGGLAALSPKLTIVRKHPSSAVNTSNSTGATESADDDLPSVMTCANYLKLPPYSTKEIMRKKLLYAILEGRGSFDLS; this is encoded by the exons ATGGAAAcacgcagcagcagccgcaagcgcgcagcagccgccgccgccgccgcctcctcctcctcatcagccTCCAAGCGCTCCCGCCCCAACACCCGCCGCAACTCCTCCGCCCCCGTCCCCGCCCCCATCCCcgtcgccgccccgccccctgccCCCTCGATGGAACCCTCCCCGTCCTCCCGCCGCcgttcccgcgccgccgccgccgccgacaagGGCAAGGACCCCGACCCCGCCTCCGACCCCTCTCCCCCCG CCGACGATGACTCCGACGCCCCCTTCCCCCAGTCCTTCACCTCCGCCAGCACCGCTCTCCAGGGCCTCCTCCgcaggctcggcgccggcctcgacgacctcctcccctcctcctcctccgccccctccTCGGCCACCTCCGCACACCTCAAGAGGATCCTCGCCGGCCTGCAGGCCCACGGCGACGAGTCGCGCCAGCTCCAGTCCCTCATGCAGCTCTGCGAGATGCTCTCCATCGGCACCGAGGACTCGCTCGCCGCCTTCCCCGTCGACGCCTTCGTCCCCATCCTCGTCGGAATGCTCGGCCGCGAGGACGAGCCTGCCACCGCTGGCGCCAGCCCCGACGTCATGCTGCTCGCTGCCCGGGCCCTTGCCAACCTCGTCGACGTGCTCCCCTCCTCCTGCTCCGCCGTCGTGCACTATGGGGCCATACAGTGTTTCTGTGCTCGACTGCTAACCATTGAATACATGGACCTCGCTGAGCAG TCTCTACAAGCTCTTAAGAAGATCTCTCTCGAGCACCCAACAGCGTGTTTGCGAGCTGGGGCGCTAATGGCCGTCCTATCATatctcgacttcttctccacTGGGGTTCAG AGAGTAGCATTGTCTACCGCCGCAAATATCTGCAGGAAGCTGCCGTCCGATGCTTCCGAGTTTGTCATGGAAGCTGTCCCTTTGCTCACGAATCTCCTGAACCACCATGACTCCAAG GTACTAGAGCATGCTTCTGTTTGTTTGACACGCATTGCCGAAGCTTTTACCCACTACCCAGAGAAACTTGATGAGCTCTGCAATCACGGATTGGTTGCTCAAGCTGCTAGCTTGATATCTGTTGGCAACTCCTCTGGCCAGGCATCACTAAGTACATCCACATATACA GGCTTAATCCGTCTTCTCTCAATATGTGCAAGTGGATCACTGCTGGCAGTTAAAACACTACTTCTTCTGGGGATCAGTGGCACTCTTAAAGATATCCTTTCTGGATCTGGTTTGATTTCTGGAACATCAGTCTCCCCTGCTCTAACAAGGCCTGCCGATCAG ATGTTTGAGATAGTGAGCCTTGCTGATGATTTGCTTCCACACATGCCTGCGAGAGTCATTAATTTACCAACATACTACCATTCTTATAAAAGCTCTTCAACAAAGAAATCTGCTTCGATCAAACAAGATGGGGCAGGTTCAACAGAAAATGAAAGATCTGGCCGTGAGAGGCTATTGCGTGAGCACCCTGAACTTCTACAGCAGTTTGGTATGGATTTGTTACCCACGATGACACAG GTGTACGGTTCTAGTGTAAATGCACCGATACGTCACAAGTGCTTATCCATTATTGGGAAGTTAATGTACTACAGCTCTGCTGAAACAATCCAATCCCTCCTTGGCACAACAAACATATCCAG CTTCCTCGCAGGAATACTTGCATGGAAAGATCCTCAAGTGTTGATTCCTGCTCTTCAGATAGCAGAAATAATGATGGAAAAGCTTCCGGAGACATTTTCCAAGTTGTTTGTGAGGGAAGGTGTTGTTCACGCTGTGGAGTCACTTATATGTTCAGAATCCTCCAATACACTGCCTTCTCAGGGACCACCACAGGATAAAGATAATGATTCTGCCATGCCGTCACGTTCTAGGCGTCAACGCAGGCGTGGGGGTGCCCTGCCAGCAGAAAACAGTTCATTAGATGAATCAAACAGTTCCAATCTTGGGGTTGCCTGCTCAACAACAAACACTTCAGAAGTTCCAAACACCAGCCTGCGTTTTGCAGTTAGCGATCATGCAAAGTCTTTCAAAGATAGATACTTCCCGACGGACAGTGATTCAAGTGATATTGGAGTTACTGACGATCTTCTTAAACTGAGAGCACTCTGCGCGAAGTTCAATACCGCAATTGAGAATGCCAAAACAAAAGCCAAAGGGAAATCAAAAGCTATAAGTGCTgattgttttgacatctcaatTGATGTAGAAGAACAATTAGACGAAGTGATATCTGATATGCTCGCTGAGCTTAGCAAAGTTAATGGTGTTTCCACATTTGAGTTCATTAGAAGTGGAGTTGTCACAGCGTTGCTTGACTATCTGTCCTGTGGGACATTTGGGAAGGAAAAGGTATCTGAAGGAAACCTACCACAGCTTCGTCAGCAGGCCCTTAGGCGATACAAGTCCTTCATATCTGTTGCCCTTTCTATTGACCATGAAAGGGATGAAACTCCGATGGCATTGTTGGTTCAAAAACTACAAAGTGCATTGTCTTCGTTGGAACGTTTCCCCGTTGTCCTCAGCCAGTCTAGTAGGATTGGTATTGGTGGCTCCCGTCTGACCTCAGGTCTTAGTGCTCTGGCGCAGCCCTTCAAGTTGCGCCTGTCCCGGGCTCAAGGTGAAAAATCACTTCGGGATTATTCATCAAATATCGTGCTTATCGACCCATTTGCCAGTCTAGCAGCTGTTGAAGAATTCCTTTGGCCCAGGGTTCAACGCAGTGAGGTTGCTTCGAAGCCTATAGTTCCATCTGTAAATAATTCTGAATCAGGGGTTCCTGGCACCACAGCTGGTGCATCATTAACAGCTGCAACGGCTCATTCCGGTCTTCGTCCAACGACAAGATCAAAATCATCCGCTGCAAGTAGTGGTACATCCAAAAAGGATGCTCTCAATGAAAGCACTAGTACTGCCAAAGGAAAAGGCAAAGCTATTGTAAAACCAAACTCAGATGAATCAAGAGGACCTAATACAAGGAATGCTGCCCACCAAAAGTCTGCTTCAGAGAAGGATTCAGAAATGAAGCGAGCGCATGGTCACAGTAGCTCTGAG GATGAAGAGCTTGATACATCTCCTGTTGAGATTGATGATGCTTTAATGATCGATGATGATGACATTTCAgaggatgacgatgatgatCATGAG GTTCTCCAAGAAGGGTCTCTTCCTATCTGTTCTCAAGATGGCGTGCATGATGTGAAATTGGGTGATGCTGATGAGTCTAACATTGGCTCAGCCAGTTTTAGCCAGGCGCAGACATCATCTGATTCCATTGCTAGAAACACATCTAACAGGGGACCAGATTCTTCTGAATTTCGAAGTGCAAGCACATTTGGTTCACGAGGTGCAATGTCATTTGTTGCTGCAACAATGGCTGGGCTGGCTTCTGTCGGTGGTCGCAGTGTTAGAAGTACCCGAGATCGGCGTGGTCTGTCACTTGGAGGTAGCATGAATGATAACAATAAACTCATATTCACTGCTGGTGGGAAGCAGCTCAGCAAACATTTGACGGTGTATCAAGCTATCCAACGTCAATTGATGCTTGATGAGGATGATGAAGAAAGGTTCAATGGATCTGATTTATCAAACGATGGAAACCGCTTCTGGGGTGATGTGTTCACAATAACATACCAGAAGGCTGATAACCAAGCTGAGAAGGGATCCCAAGGGGGTTCCACCTCATTAAAATCAAAATCAGATTCTTGCAGGTCTATCTCTGAAGTGCAGGGAGTTTCTCTTCTTGATAGCATCTTACAAGGAGAACTTCCTTGTGATCTTGAGAGAACAAACTCAACATACAACATTTTAGCACTATTACGTGTACTGGAGGGGCTTAATCAGTTATCCCCTCGTTTAAGAGCACAAGGAGCATCTGATGATTTTGCTGAGGGAAAAATCAAAACCCTGGATGAGCTATATAGAACTGGAGCCAAGGTACCCTCTGAGGAGTTTGTCAATAGTAAGTTGACACCAAAGCTTGCTCGGCAAATGCAGGATGTTCTTGCACTCTGTAGTGGCAGTTTACCTTCTTGGTGTTATCAAATGACCAAGGCTTGCCCATTTCTGTTTCCTTTTGAGACAAGGAGGCAGTACTTCTACTCCACAGCCTTTGGGTTGTCACGAGCATTGAATCGACTTCAGCAACAGCAGAGTGACAATCACAGCTCTGGTGGTGAAAGAGAGGTCCGGTTTGGCAGGTTACAGCGCCAGAAAGTTCGTGTTTCCCGTAATCGTATTCTGGATTCTGCTGCTAAAGTTATGGAGATGTTCTCCAGTCAGAGGGCTGTTCTTGAGGTGGAATACTTTGGTGAAGTTGGAACTGGGCTGGGGCCTACTTTGGAGTTTTATACTCTCTTAAGTCATGAGCTACAAAGTGCTCAGCTGGGGCTATGGAGATCCACTACTCCATATGATTCAGGATTGCAAATTGATATGAATGATGTGATTAATTTAGACCCTGAAGATGGCTCGTCAGGAAAAAAACTGAGCTCAGATTTACCAGGTGATGGCAGACATTTGATACAAGCTCCTCTCGGGTTGTTTCCTCGGCCTTGGCCACCTAAAGCTGATGCTTCAGAAGGTAGCAGATTTTTCAAAGTTTTGGAGTATTTCCGCTTAATTGGTCAAGTGACAGCAAAAGTCTTGCAAGATGGCAGACTTTTAGATTTGCCTTTATCAACAGCATTTTATAAGCTTATACTTGGGCAG GAGCTTGATGTGTTTGACATAGTCTCATTTGATTCTGAGTTTGGGAAGACATTGCAAGAACTGCGAGTTCTTGTTGAACGAAAGAAGTTCCTTGAGTCCACTCCTGGCGAGAATCAGCTGGAAGTTGCAGACTTGCGTTTCCATGGTGCTGCTATTGAAGATTTGTGTTTAGATTTTACTCTTCCGGGTTATACTGATTATATTCTGAAAGAGGGTGAAGGAAGCGCAATT GTTAACATTTACAACTTGGACGAGTATATTACTTTGCTAGTGGATGCTACAGTTAAGTCAGGGGTAAAGCGACAGGTTGAGGCATTTAGATCAGGGTTTAATCAG GTGTTTGACATCTCATCCCTCCAAATATTTTCACCTCAAGAACTTGACTATCTAATATGTGGCCGACAAGAAATTTGGGAG CCGGAATCCCTGGTGGATAACATAAAATTTGATCATGGGTATACTGCTAAAAGTCCTGCAATTGTGAAT CTACTCGAGATAATGGCGGAATTCACCCCTGATCAGCAGCATGCATTCTGCCAGTTTGTAACTGGTGCTCCTCGCCTTCCACCCGGTGGTTTGGCAGCCCTTAGTCCCAAGCTTACTATTGTTAGGAAG CACCCTTCAAGTGCGGTAAATACTTCAAATTCAACTGGGGCGACAGAGTCCGCAGATGATGATTTGCCTAGTGTGATGACGTGCGCTAATTATCTGAAGTTGCCCCCCTACTCCACAAAA GAAATCATGCGCAAGAAGCTGCTTTATGCAATCCTGGAAGGCCGAGGATCATTTGATCTTTCATAA